One genomic segment of Occultella kanbiaonis includes these proteins:
- a CDS encoding cysteine desulfurase — MTTTAAASLTATELIAIREDFPLLERTVRGGRPLVYLDSAATSQKPECVTDAEQDFYLRRNAAVHRGAHQLAEEATEAYEQARAAVAGLVGVDAGEIVWTKNATEAINLVAYAMSNATLGRGGEAAAALRLGPGDEIVVTEAEHHANLVPWQELCARTGATLRWLGVTDEGRIDTDNLGVINERTRVVAFAHASNVTGAIAPVTAIVAAAHAVGALVVLDACQSVPHLPVDLRALDVDFAAFSGHKMLGPTGIGVLYGRADLLAAMPPFLTGGSMVEVVTMEATTYAPPPQRFEAGTQMVAQTVGLNAAADYLAELGMSAVAAHEAVLTEHLVRGVAGIDGVRVLGPTDAADRLGVVAFDVAGVHPHDVGQVLDDAGIAIRVGHHCAQPVHRRLGVHASARASVGIYTTHAEIDVFLEQLAGVRSFFGLGGSRG, encoded by the coding sequence ATGACCACCACGGCCGCAGCGTCGCTCACGGCGACGGAGTTGATCGCGATCCGCGAGGACTTCCCGCTGCTGGAACGCACGGTCCGCGGTGGTCGCCCGCTCGTCTACCTCGACTCCGCGGCCACGTCGCAGAAGCCCGAGTGCGTCACGGACGCCGAGCAGGACTTCTACCTGCGCCGCAACGCCGCCGTGCACCGCGGCGCGCACCAGCTCGCCGAGGAGGCGACCGAGGCCTACGAACAGGCGCGGGCCGCCGTCGCCGGCCTGGTGGGCGTCGACGCCGGTGAGATCGTCTGGACCAAGAACGCGACCGAGGCGATCAACCTCGTCGCGTACGCGATGTCCAACGCGACGCTCGGCCGGGGCGGCGAGGCCGCGGCCGCGCTGCGGCTCGGCCCGGGCGACGAGATCGTGGTCACCGAGGCCGAGCACCACGCGAACCTGGTGCCCTGGCAGGAGTTGTGCGCCCGCACCGGCGCGACCCTGCGCTGGCTCGGCGTCACCGACGAGGGCCGGATCGACACCGACAACCTCGGCGTGATCAACGAGCGCACCCGGGTGGTGGCGTTCGCGCACGCCTCGAACGTGACCGGCGCGATCGCACCGGTGACGGCGATCGTGGCCGCCGCCCACGCCGTCGGGGCACTGGTGGTCCTGGACGCCTGTCAGAGCGTGCCGCACCTGCCCGTCGACCTGCGCGCCCTGGACGTGGACTTCGCTGCGTTCTCCGGCCACAAGATGCTCGGGCCCACCGGTATCGGCGTCCTCTACGGCCGTGCCGACCTGCTCGCCGCCATGCCGCCGTTCCTGACCGGGGGATCGATGGTCGAGGTGGTCACCATGGAGGCGACCACGTACGCCCCGCCGCCGCAGCGGTTCGAGGCCGGCACCCAGATGGTCGCGCAGACCGTCGGTCTGAACGCCGCCGCGGACTACCTGGCCGAGCTCGGCATGTCCGCCGTGGCCGCCCACGAGGCCGTGCTGACCGAACACCTGGTCCGCGGCGTCGCCGGCATCGACGGCGTGCGGGTACTCGGGCCCACCGACGCCGCCGACCGCCTCGGTGTCGTCGCGTTCGACGTGGCCGGCGTGCACCCGCACGACGTCGGTCAGGTCCTCGACGACGCCGGCATCGCGATCCGGGTGGGGCACCACTGCGCACAGCCGGTGCACCGCCGGCTCGGGGTGCACGCCTCGGCGCGCGCATCCGTGGGCATCTACACCACGCACGCGGAGATCGACGTGTTCCTCGAGCAGCTGGCCGGTGTCCGCTCGTTCTTCGGACTGGGAGGCAGCCGTGGCTGA
- the sufU gene encoding Fe-S cluster assembly sulfur transfer protein SufU yields MADAMEQLYQQVILDHAREKHGYGLEQGAAGESFQVNPTCGDEVRLRVHLADGTAAPVIERVSWEGLGCSISQASLSVLSDLVAGADVARADELTETFRALMSGRGQPLDADREELLGDAGAFVGVAKYPARIKCALLGWMALRDALAHALTAEPSTVAPDQEKS; encoded by the coding sequence GTGGCTGACGCGATGGAGCAGCTCTACCAGCAGGTGATCCTCGACCACGCCCGGGAGAAGCACGGCTACGGCCTCGAGCAGGGTGCGGCGGGGGAGTCGTTCCAGGTCAATCCCACCTGCGGCGACGAGGTGCGCCTGCGCGTCCACCTCGCCGACGGCACCGCCGCCCCCGTCATCGAACGGGTCAGCTGGGAGGGCCTGGGCTGCTCGATCTCGCAGGCGTCCCTGTCCGTGCTCAGCGACCTGGTCGCCGGCGCCGACGTGGCCCGCGCCGACGAGCTCACGGAGACCTTCCGCGCCCTCATGTCGGGCCGTGGGCAGCCGCTGGACGCCGACCGCGAGGAGCTGCTCGGTGATGCCGGTGCCTTCGTGGGCGTGGCGAAGTACCCGGCCCGGATCAAGTGCGCTCTGCTGGGCTGGATGGCCCTGCGGGACGCCCTCGCGCACGCCCTCACCGCCGAACCGTCCACCGTGGCACCGGATCAGGAGAAGTCATGA
- a CDS encoding metal-sulfur cluster assembly factor: MSTEATSAVPNAADVEEALRDVIDPELGINVVDLGLIYGITLDQNNVAMIDMTLTSAACPLTDVIEEQAAQALEGITAGQRINWVWMPPWGPDKITEDGRQQLRALGFNV, translated from the coding sequence ATGAGCACCGAAGCAACCAGCGCCGTCCCGAACGCGGCAGACGTCGAGGAGGCCCTCCGCGACGTCATCGACCCCGAACTCGGCATCAATGTCGTGGACCTGGGTCTGATCTACGGGATCACCCTCGACCAGAACAACGTGGCCATGATCGACATGACGCTCACGTCCGCGGCCTGCCCGCTGACCGACGTCATCGAGGAGCAGGCCGCCCAGGCGCTGGAGGGCATCACCGCCGGCCAGCGCATCAACTGGGTGTGGATGCCGCCGTGGGGTCCGGACAAGATCACCGAGGACGGCCGCCAGCAGTTGCGGGCGCTCGGCTTCAACGTCTGA
- the ypfJ gene encoding KPN_02809 family neutral zinc metallopeptidase has product MTFNEDAKLDPSRVRRRRRTGTGVAVGGGTVLVLFLLSQLLGVDLTGLAPGGDGGAPAGESDTGLEHCTTGAAANEDVECRMVGAYNSLDDYWADAYPQISGGAYASPGMELFTDGTTTGCGQASSAVGPFYCPPDQGIYLDPTFFQVMTTQLGAEGGPLAELYVVAHEWGHHIQNLSGIMGQVDTSDTGPTSDAVRLELQADCLAGAWAADAVNTLDSDGNRFLEPFTPDQLASALDAAASVGDDHIQTQQGGQAHPESWTHGSSEQRQRWFTAGYDSGPNACDTFAVDGASL; this is encoded by the coding sequence ATGACGTTCAACGAGGACGCGAAGCTGGACCCGTCCCGGGTCCGGCGACGCCGCCGCACCGGCACCGGCGTCGCCGTGGGTGGCGGCACCGTACTCGTGCTGTTCCTGCTCTCCCAGTTGCTCGGCGTGGACCTGACCGGACTCGCCCCGGGCGGCGACGGCGGCGCTCCCGCCGGCGAGAGCGACACGGGTCTCGAGCACTGCACCACGGGTGCTGCCGCGAACGAGGACGTGGAGTGCCGGATGGTCGGCGCGTACAACTCCCTCGACGACTACTGGGCGGACGCCTACCCCCAGATCAGCGGCGGCGCGTACGCGTCCCCCGGCATGGAACTGTTCACCGACGGGACCACCACCGGCTGCGGCCAGGCGAGCAGCGCCGTCGGGCCGTTCTACTGCCCACCGGACCAGGGCATCTACCTTGACCCGACGTTCTTCCAGGTGATGACGACCCAACTGGGCGCCGAGGGCGGGCCGCTCGCGGAGCTGTACGTGGTGGCGCACGAGTGGGGCCACCACATCCAGAACCTGTCCGGGATCATGGGGCAGGTGGACACCTCCGACACCGGTCCGACGTCGGACGCGGTGCGGCTGGAGCTGCAGGCGGACTGCTTGGCCGGCGCGTGGGCGGCGGACGCCGTGAACACCCTGGACTCCGACGGCAACAGGTTCCTGGAACCGTTCACGCCCGACCAGCTCGCCTCCGCGCTGGACGCGGCGGCGTCCGTCGGGGACGACCACATCCAGACCCAGCAGGGCGGTCAGGCGCACCCCGAGTCCTGGACCCACGGGTCCTCGGAACAGCGCCAGCGGTGGTTCACCGCCGGCTACGACTCCGGTCCGAACGCGTGCGACACGTTCGCCGTGGACGGCGCCTCGCTCTGA
- a CDS encoding GNAT family N-acetyltransferase: MSEPTLSLRDWRDGDDVTVADALGPAGSPQAALSRALLGPATQRPWRRTVVAEADGVVVGAAAVSESSLHPDRLWLYAEVRPASRRQGVGTALVGALTDEIPPSGTSGLRTRYPVTQDEDSEDFAAAPFAASIGLVPIQRSRLVVVSPDSLAVPPFGPTGPTLEDLATGSVELTKVVAAFYDAVHASWDRSEMTLGRAQDHLLAPATGARGAVVLRDRPKDAGGRILSFAVSYDPPATDTAEPLDAPTEVLLGYDADLDPARARGAVHNLLAMLVARYPVQVEVDDAMEPLAAVVTGLLNAGSATIGAETEIAATPA; this comes from the coding sequence GTGAGCGAACCGACACTCTCGCTGCGCGACTGGCGCGACGGCGACGACGTGACGGTCGCCGACGCGCTCGGACCGGCCGGGTCGCCGCAGGCCGCGCTCAGCCGGGCGCTGCTCGGTCCGGCCACGCAGCGGCCGTGGCGGCGCACCGTCGTCGCCGAGGCCGACGGCGTGGTCGTCGGGGCCGCGGCGGTCTCGGAGAGCAGTCTGCACCCGGACCGGCTCTGGCTGTACGCGGAGGTGCGGCCCGCCAGCCGTCGGCAGGGCGTGGGCACCGCCCTGGTGGGCGCCCTGACGGACGAGATCCCGCCGTCGGGCACGAGCGGCCTGCGGACCCGCTACCCGGTGACCCAGGACGAGGACTCCGAGGACTTCGCCGCGGCACCGTTCGCCGCGTCGATCGGGCTCGTCCCGATCCAGCGCTCCCGGCTCGTGGTGGTCTCCCCGGACTCGTTGGCGGTCCCGCCGTTCGGACCGACCGGCCCGACCCTGGAGGATCTCGCCACCGGCTCCGTCGAACTGACGAAGGTGGTCGCCGCGTTCTACGACGCGGTGCACGCATCCTGGGACCGGTCGGAGATGACGCTCGGGCGGGCGCAGGACCACCTCCTCGCGCCGGCCACCGGGGCACGCGGCGCCGTCGTGCTCCGGGACCGCCCCAAGGACGCCGGCGGCCGGATCCTGTCCTTCGCGGTGAGTTACGACCCGCCCGCGACCGACACCGCGGAGCCGCTGGACGCGCCCACCGAGGTGCTGCTCGGCTACGACGCGGACCTCGATCCGGCCCGGGCCCGCGGGGCGGTGCACAACCTGCTCGCGATGCTGGTGGCCCGGTACCCGGTCCAGGTGGAGGTCGACGACGCCATGGAGCCGCTCGCGGCGGTCGTCACCGGGCTCCTGAACGCCGGGTCGGCAACCATCGGCGCCGAGACGGAGATCGCCGCGACCCCGGCCTGA